The following coding sequences lie in one Hyphomonas adhaerens MHS-3 genomic window:
- a CDS encoding LpxI family protein — protein MTEPLGLIAGLGDLPVAIASNAVASGQGVYVLRLKGFEEPALAEYPGAVVGLGEIGGVIDRLKAAGCRDIVFAGIVNRPNFKDLKLDMRGAMLLPKVVSEARKGDDALLKVLVREFEKQGFNVIGSEEANKALLAPAGLIAGPHPTEENLADIRHAAKVASATGALDIGQGCVVCDGLVLAVEAQEGTDEMLRRCATLPAAIRGKPGARRGVLAKRPKPAQERRIDLPTTGVSTVELVAAAGLAGLAVEAGGALLLRRAEMEAAADRLGVFIYGFSPDEAS, from the coding sequence ATGACAGAACCTCTGGGACTGATCGCGGGCCTGGGAGACCTTCCGGTCGCCATAGCGAGCAATGCTGTCGCAAGCGGGCAGGGCGTTTATGTGCTGCGCCTCAAGGGGTTCGAAGAGCCAGCGCTGGCCGAATATCCCGGCGCAGTGGTTGGCTTGGGCGAGATCGGCGGTGTCATCGACCGGCTGAAGGCGGCAGGCTGCAGGGACATCGTGTTTGCAGGCATCGTGAACCGGCCGAACTTCAAGGACCTGAAGCTGGACATGCGCGGCGCCATGCTGTTGCCCAAAGTGGTTTCCGAGGCCCGCAAGGGTGACGATGCCTTGCTGAAAGTGCTCGTCAGAGAGTTCGAGAAGCAAGGTTTCAACGTGATTGGCAGCGAAGAGGCAAACAAGGCTTTGCTGGCGCCGGCCGGGCTGATTGCCGGTCCCCATCCAACGGAAGAGAATCTGGCAGACATCCGGCATGCCGCAAAGGTGGCATCAGCGACCGGCGCGCTGGACATCGGGCAGGGGTGCGTGGTCTGCGATGGTCTTGTCCTGGCCGTCGAGGCACAGGAAGGCACAGATGAGATGCTCAGGCGTTGCGCCACGCTGCCGGCAGCGATCCGAGGCAAGCCTGGAGCGCGACGGGGTGTGCTTGCAAAGCGGCCGAAGCCGGCTCAGGAACGCCGCATCGATCTGCCGACAACCGGTGTGTCCACCGTGGAGCTCGTCGCTGCCGCAGGCCTTGCCGGTCTCGCCGTTGAGGCGGGTGGGGCTTTGCTGCTCCGCCGGGCTGAAATGGAAGCGGCCGCGGACCGTCTTGGCGTGTTCATTTATGGTTTTTCACCGGATGAAGCCTCGTGA